Proteins encoded by one window of Vibrio algicola:
- a CDS encoding YigZ family protein, which produces MNDQPYLIPIASTEFEEEIKKSVFITHLAHTPSVEMAKNFIEQVKSQHASARHNCWGFVAGRPEDSLLWGFSDDGEPSGTAGKPILAQLSGSGVGELTAVVTRYSGGIKLGTGGLVKAYGGGVQQALKQLQTIEKKITTQVQLELDYALMPLVQSVMAQFQASQIEANFGSHILLVVEVDIRECAVFTQALINKSSARVRISELQ; this is translated from the coding sequence ATGAATGACCAACCTTATTTGATCCCGATTGCTAGCACTGAATTTGAAGAAGAAATTAAGAAAAGTGTATTTATTACACATTTGGCGCATACCCCAAGTGTTGAGATGGCGAAAAACTTTATCGAGCAAGTAAAAAGCCAACATGCCAGTGCGAGGCATAATTGTTGGGGATTTGTCGCGGGGAGGCCAGAAGATTCCTTGCTATGGGGCTTTAGCGATGATGGCGAGCCATCGGGTACGGCAGGTAAACCTATCTTAGCGCAGTTATCGGGTTCTGGTGTTGGTGAACTAACGGCGGTAGTGACTCGTTACTCTGGTGGAATCAAACTTGGAACTGGTGGCTTGGTCAAGGCGTATGGTGGTGGAGTTCAACAAGCACTCAAGCAACTTCAAACAATTGAAAAAAAAATCACAACTCAAGTACAGCTAGAGTTAGACTACGCTTTAATGCCGTTGGTGCAATCGGTGATGGCACAATTTCAAGCATCACAAATAGAGGCAAACTTTGGCTCTCATATTCTATTAGTGGTTGAGGTAGATATAAGAGAGTGCGCGGTATTTACACAGGCTTTAATTAATAAATCGAGCGCCAGAGTGCGTATTAGTGAGCTTCAATGA
- a CDS encoding class I adenylate cyclase, with protein MQAYTQSLIQKLDALNQQRIERALSLMDKTSQQVFHLIPTLLHFNHTQLPGFSGDNTPSGIANFTLTDIQQQLLLDMLGYEATVSHSDPTQHIRSLYTMGSTSSVGQSSSSDLDIWVCISSEMRLEDRVLLSNKCLAVTEWAKGFGVEANFFLMDENRFRTNQSEEMTGDNCGSSQHLLLLDEFYRSAVRLAGQRLLWKIVPPEMEECYDEYVEQLCGSGQLDCSEWIDFGQLHRIPAEEYFGSNLWQLYKSIDSPYKSVLKAILLESYSWEYPNPQLLSVDTKRRFFACEQKEYGMDSYYLMLEKVTRYLERIGDQRRLELVRRCFYLKTHEKLSRSAGDNHVAWRHSAIQDLVSDWGWSDALIEELDNRRHWKVEQVKKVHHELLDALMLSYRNLIQFARRHDITSAISPQDISILARKLYAAFETLPGKVTLLNSQISPDLHEPNLTFIQVPQGRTNQPGWYLYKHALDPYEILGKAPLEHNQYLSKLVAWAFFNGLITEGTHLEAVVRDAQLDMDKLYQMVSDLRNTFSLRKRQPTMQALGSPCEVSQLSIFINLESDPTANLTTQQLKGAQKNVDIFSFSEQQQCLVTSVDLVYRNSWHEVRTLHFSGQNAIIEALKTILGKMHQDARPPESVDVFCYSQNMRGMMRNMVYQLLAECIDLRLKPVENEKRRRFKVLKVANQMYGLFFERRGVSVMKLENSIDFYSNISSNKLQGSAVLVAGKNQELPPPDVVDAFASEGLIQFFFEDDGDGFNIYVLDEANNVEVYRQFDGDKDAMISNVNRFYTTNSHEGEELKCNFNLPQYYQVIHPNEGESYVVPYRSTGSGSSGQVEVSAS; from the coding sequence TTGCAGGCATACACCCAATCATTAATACAAAAGCTAGATGCGCTTAATCAGCAAAGGATTGAGCGAGCTTTGTCATTGATGGATAAAACCAGCCAACAAGTTTTCCACCTTATTCCTACGCTATTGCACTTCAATCATACTCAGCTACCAGGTTTTTCTGGCGATAACACGCCGAGTGGTATTGCAAACTTTACCCTGACTGATATTCAGCAGCAGTTATTGCTCGATATGTTGGGTTATGAGGCAACAGTAAGCCATTCTGATCCAACTCAACATATTCGTTCTTTATACACCATGGGAAGCACTTCGTCGGTAGGGCAAAGTTCTTCAAGTGATTTAGATATTTGGGTGTGTATCTCATCAGAAATGCGATTGGAAGATAGGGTTCTGTTGAGCAACAAATGTTTAGCCGTTACTGAATGGGCGAAAGGCTTTGGTGTTGAAGCCAATTTCTTCTTAATGGATGAAAATCGTTTTCGTACTAATCAATCTGAAGAAATGACTGGTGATAATTGTGGCTCATCGCAACACCTTTTATTGTTAGATGAATTTTATCGTTCAGCGGTTCGTCTTGCTGGGCAACGATTGCTATGGAAAATCGTGCCACCTGAAATGGAAGAGTGCTACGACGAATATGTCGAGCAACTGTGTGGAAGTGGCCAGCTAGATTGTTCTGAATGGATCGACTTTGGTCAGTTGCACCGTATTCCTGCAGAAGAGTATTTTGGATCCAACCTGTGGCAGCTATATAAAAGTATCGATTCACCTTACAAATCAGTTTTGAAAGCGATTTTATTGGAGTCTTATTCTTGGGAGTACCCAAATCCTCAATTATTGAGTGTTGATACTAAGCGTCGATTTTTTGCCTGCGAGCAGAAAGAATATGGCATGGATAGTTATTATCTAATGCTGGAAAAAGTGACTCGTTATCTTGAACGTATTGGCGATCAACGCCGACTAGAGTTAGTGCGTCGCTGTTTCTATTTAAAAACGCATGAAAAATTATCCCGTTCGGCAGGGGACAACCATGTTGCGTGGCGTCATTCGGCGATTCAAGATTTGGTTTCCGATTGGGGCTGGTCTGATGCGCTGATTGAAGAATTAGACAACCGTCGCCATTGGAAAGTGGAACAAGTAAAAAAGGTACATCACGAGTTGCTTGATGCTTTAATGCTGAGCTACCGTAATTTGATCCAATTTGCCCGTCGCCATGACATTACCTCGGCGATAAGCCCGCAAGATATTAGTATTTTGGCGCGTAAACTGTACGCTGCATTTGAAACTCTGCCAGGCAAAGTGACATTATTAAATTCACAAATATCGCCTGATTTACATGAACCTAATTTAACCTTTATTCAAGTACCGCAAGGACGAACTAATCAACCGGGCTGGTATCTGTATAAACATGCGCTTGATCCTTATGAAATATTAGGAAAAGCACCGTTAGAGCATAATCAATATTTAAGTAAATTAGTGGCGTGGGCATTTTTTAATGGCTTGATCACTGAAGGTACACATCTAGAAGCTGTCGTTCGTGATGCACAACTGGATATGGATAAGCTTTATCAAATGGTGAGTGACTTACGCAATACTTTTTCTTTGCGTAAACGCCAACCGACCATGCAAGCCCTAGGTAGCCCGTGCGAAGTGAGTCAGCTGTCTATTTTTATTAATCTAGAAAGCGATCCGACGGCTAATTTAACGACTCAGCAGTTAAAAGGTGCCCAGAAGAATGTTGATATCTTTAGTTTTTCTGAGCAGCAGCAATGTTTGGTTACCAGTGTCGATTTAGTGTATCGCAACTCATGGCATGAAGTCAGAACACTGCACTTTTCGGGCCAAAATGCGATTATAGAAGCGCTGAAAACCATTTTAGGAAAAATGCACCAAGACGCTCGCCCGCCAGAGTCGGTTGATGTGTTCTGTTATAGCCAAAATATGCGCGGCATGATGCGTAATATGGTGTATCAATTGCTGGCTGAGTGTATCGATCTACGTTTGAAACCGGTTGAGAATGAAAAGCGTCGCCGCTTTAAAGTGCTCAAAGTAGCAAACCAAATGTATGGTTTATTCTTTGAACGACGTGGTGTATCGGTGATGAAGCTAGAGAACTCGATTGATTTTTACAGCAATATTTCGAGTAATAAATTACAAGGCTCGGCAGTGCTGGTTGCGGGTAAGAACCAAGAATTACCACCGCCAGATGTCGTGGATGCGTTTGCTAGTGAAGGCTTGATCCAGTTCTTTTTTGAAGATGATGGTGACGGATTTAATATTTACGTGTTGGATGAAGCCAATAATGTGGAAGTTTATCGCCAGTTTGATGGTGATAAAGATGCGATGATCAGTAACGTAAATCGCTTTTACACCACCAATAGCCATGAAGGCGAAGAATTGAAGTGTAATTTTAACTTGCCTCAGTACTACCAAGTGATCCACCCAAATGAAGGGGAGAGCTATGTGGTGCCTTATCGCAGTACTGGTTCTGGTTCATCTGGCCAAGTTGAGGTTAGTGCTTCCTAG
- the hemG gene encoding menaquinone-dependent protoporphyrinogen IX dehydrogenase has translation MKKYLILYSTTDGQTHKIANHIANQIGVENCQLLNLIEADDVDLTQYEKVIIGASIRYGHFNKKLYSFINKNEQQLQAMESFFYGVNLTARKEGKDTPKGSSYIQKFLVKSTWQPKLIGVFAGALYYPRYRWLDRVMIRLIMTMTGGETDTSKEVEYTNWEKVTEFALQIKQK, from the coding sequence GTGAAAAAATATCTCATATTATATTCAACCACAGATGGTCAAACCCATAAAATTGCCAACCATATTGCTAATCAGATTGGTGTAGAAAATTGCCAGTTATTGAACCTTATAGAAGCGGATGATGTCGATTTGACGCAGTATGAAAAAGTGATTATAGGTGCTTCTATTCGCTATGGGCACTTCAATAAAAAGCTATATAGCTTTATCAATAAGAATGAGCAACAGCTTCAAGCGATGGAGTCTTTTTTTTATGGCGTCAACTTAACCGCTCGTAAAGAAGGAAAGGACACGCCTAAAGGAAGTAGTTATATCCAAAAGTTTTTAGTTAAATCTACCTGGCAACCAAAATTGATTGGTGTGTTTGCTGGTGCGCTTTATTATCCTCGTTATCGTTGGTTAGACCGAGTAATGATCCGTCTTATTATGACGATGACTGGTGGTGAGACTGATACCAGTAAAGAAGTTGAGTATACCAATTGGGAAAAAGTCACTGAGTTTGCTCTCCAGATTAAACAAAAGTAG
- the hemC gene encoding hydroxymethylbilane synthase: MSTTPIRIATRKSPLALWQAYYVRDALQQAHPGLEVELVTMVTKGDIILDTPLAKVGGKGLFVKELEVAMLEGRADLAVHSMKDVPVDFPDGLGLVTICEREDPRDAFVSSTYPNVDALPQGAVVGTCSLRRQCQLKERRPDLIIKDLRGNVGTRLGKLDAGEYDAIVLAAAGLKRLKLEDRIRSFIEPEESLPAVGQGAVGIECRLDDERLLKLLAPLNHTDTQDRVLCERAMNLTLEGGCQVPIGSYSLLDGDNIWLRGLVGEPDGSTIIRGEVRGLRKDAEQLGVTLANQLLNDGAKVILEKLYADHD; this comes from the coding sequence ATGTCTACCACTCCAATTCGTATCGCGACTCGAAAAAGCCCTCTCGCTCTATGGCAAGCTTATTATGTTAGAGATGCCTTACAGCAAGCTCATCCGGGCCTAGAAGTAGAACTAGTCACGATGGTAACTAAAGGGGATATTATCTTAGACACTCCTTTGGCAAAAGTTGGTGGTAAAGGTTTATTCGTTAAAGAACTCGAAGTAGCAATGCTAGAAGGACGCGCCGATTTAGCCGTGCATTCAATGAAAGATGTACCTGTCGATTTTCCTGACGGTTTAGGCCTAGTCACCATTTGTGAACGCGAAGATCCGCGCGATGCTTTTGTGTCAAGCACCTACCCTAACGTCGATGCGCTGCCACAAGGTGCGGTGGTTGGTACTTGTAGCTTACGTCGCCAATGCCAATTAAAAGAACGTCGCCCTGATCTGATCATCAAAGATTTACGTGGCAACGTCGGAACCCGCTTAGGGAAACTCGATGCCGGTGAATATGATGCGATCGTATTAGCTGCGGCAGGTCTAAAGCGTCTCAAACTTGAAGATCGCATTCGTAGCTTTATTGAACCAGAAGAATCTCTGCCAGCAGTAGGCCAAGGCGCAGTTGGGATTGAATGCCGACTGGATGATGAACGTTTACTAAAACTGCTTGCTCCTCTCAATCATACCGACACCCAAGACCGAGTATTATGTGAGCGCGCCATGAACCTCACACTTGAAGGCGGTTGTCAGGTACCGATTGGTAGCTACTCACTATTAGATGGCGACAATATCTGGCTACGCGGTTTAGTGGGCGAACCGGATGGCTCAACGATTATTCGTGGTGAAGTCCGCGGTTTACGTAAGGATGCAGAACAACTGGGCGTCACGCTTGCCAATCAATTACTCAATGATGGCGCTAAAGTAATCTTAGAAAAACTGTACGCTGATCACGACTAA
- a CDS encoding TrkH family potassium uptake protein, with the protein MQFRSIIRIIGLLLALFSLSMLAPALVALLYRDGAGVPFITTFFVLLICGGLCWLLNRDQKKELKSRDGFLIVVLFWVVIGSAGSLPFLLSNNPNVSITDAFFESFSALTTTGATVLVGLDELPKAILFYRQFLQWFGGMGIIVLAVAILPILGIGGMQLYRAEIPGPVKDNKMTPRIAETAKVLWYIYLSLTVACAAAFWLAGMSLFDAICHSFSTIAIGGFSTHDASMGYFNSPVINMITVIFLLISACNFSLHFAAFSSGGVHPKYYWRDPEFRAFIVIQFLLFLLCFVILLVHQTELTTFETFDQVLFQTVSISTTAGFTTTGFSQWPLFLPVLLLFSSFIGGCAGSTGGGLKVIRVLLLTLQGGRELKRLVHPRAVYPIKIGGKVLSQRVVDAVWGFFSAYALVFVLCMLGLIASGMDELSAFSAVAATLNNLGPGLGEVAVHFANVNDSAKWVLIISMLFGRLEVFTLLILFTPTFWKS; encoded by the coding sequence ATGCAGTTTCGATCAATCATTCGCATCATCGGCTTATTATTGGCCTTATTTAGCTTATCAATGTTGGCCCCTGCGCTGGTGGCTTTGTTGTATCGCGATGGTGCTGGTGTGCCTTTCATTACCACTTTTTTTGTCTTGTTAATCTGTGGTGGCTTGTGTTGGTTGCTCAACCGAGATCAAAAGAAAGAACTGAAGTCTCGCGATGGTTTTTTGATCGTGGTGTTATTCTGGGTGGTTATCGGCAGTGCGGGCTCATTACCGTTTTTATTATCTAATAATCCCAATGTTTCTATTACAGATGCTTTTTTTGAATCGTTTTCTGCTCTAACCACAACTGGCGCGACGGTGTTAGTTGGCTTAGATGAACTGCCAAAAGCTATTTTGTTTTACCGCCAATTTTTACAATGGTTTGGTGGGATGGGTATCATTGTACTAGCCGTCGCTATTTTACCTATCTTAGGTATCGGTGGTATGCAGCTTTATCGCGCTGAAATTCCAGGCCCGGTAAAAGATAACAAAATGACACCTCGTATCGCGGAGACAGCAAAAGTCTTATGGTATATCTATCTAAGCTTAACGGTTGCCTGTGCGGCTGCGTTTTGGTTAGCCGGTATGAGTTTGTTTGATGCGATATGTCATAGCTTCTCGACTATTGCGATCGGTGGTTTCTCTACTCACGATGCTAGTATGGGTTATTTCAACAGCCCGGTGATCAATATGATCACGGTAATATTCTTGTTGATTTCGGCGTGTAATTTCTCTCTTCACTTTGCGGCCTTTTCTTCCGGTGGTGTTCACCCTAAATATTATTGGCGCGATCCTGAGTTTCGTGCCTTTATCGTGATCCAATTCTTATTGTTTTTATTATGCTTTGTTATTCTGCTAGTGCATCAGACAGAGTTAACAACATTTGAAACGTTTGACCAAGTACTGTTTCAAACGGTATCGATATCCACTACTGCAGGTTTTACCACAACAGGTTTTTCTCAGTGGCCACTATTTTTACCTGTGCTGTTATTGTTCTCTTCATTTATCGGTGGATGTGCGGGTTCTACTGGCGGGGGGTTAAAGGTGATTCGAGTGTTATTACTCACCCTGCAAGGAGGGCGAGAGTTAAAACGCTTAGTTCACCCTAGAGCGGTATACCCCATTAAGATTGGCGGTAAGGTATTGTCTCAACGAGTGGTTGATGCTGTTTGGGGGTTTTTCTCAGCTTATGCGCTGGTTTTTGTTTTGTGTATGTTGGGTTTGATTGCTTCAGGTATGGACGAGCTAAGTGCATTTTCTGCAGTCGCCGCCACACTTAATAACCTTGGACCAGGCTTGGGAGAGGTCGCGGTTCACTTTGCTAATGTTAATGACAGTGCTAAGTGGGTTTTGATTATTTCTATGCTGTTTGGTCGTCTCGAAGTATTTACTTTACTTATTTTATTTACCCCTACATTTTGGAAGAGTTAG
- a CDS encoding uroporphyrinogen-III synthase: MSVLVTRPGEDGADLCYQLSRLGIESQHHPLLRFEQGKDNETLHCTLKHCDIVIAVSQYAVHWAYQTLKQQHRPFPSQIHYFAIGNKTAQLLQQYSAQRVISPKISDSEHLLDLPALKLVKNQRILILRGNGGRELIYQTLQQRGASVDYSEIYQRSYLPITKDVFSQWQLANIKQLVVTSSDQLHYLISHTPNDYLAWIKQLKLYLPSIRIEQQAKQLGFSHIINTGSAANSVLLEYISGKTNTVGSKYDRQ, from the coding sequence ATGAGTGTTCTGGTAACTCGTCCAGGAGAGGATGGCGCGGATTTATGCTATCAATTAAGCAGACTCGGTATTGAGAGTCAGCACCACCCTCTTTTGCGATTTGAGCAAGGAAAAGATAACGAAACACTTCACTGCACCCTTAAGCATTGCGATATTGTCATCGCGGTCAGCCAATATGCAGTTCATTGGGCTTATCAGACTTTAAAGCAACAACACCGCCCATTTCCCTCGCAGATCCACTACTTTGCTATTGGAAATAAAACGGCGCAATTATTACAGCAATACAGTGCGCAGCGTGTTATCTCACCTAAAATCAGTGACAGTGAACACTTACTGGACTTACCAGCTTTGAAGTTAGTCAAAAATCAGCGTATTTTAATTCTAAGGGGTAATGGTGGGCGCGAGTTAATTTATCAAACTCTACAACAACGTGGAGCGTCTGTTGATTACAGCGAAATCTATCAACGATCTTATTTGCCCATAACTAAAGACGTATTTTCGCAGTGGCAATTAGCCAATATCAAACAATTAGTCGTCACCAGTAGTGACCAATTACATTACCTAATTTCACACACACCGAATGATTACCTAGCTTGGATAAAACAGCTAAAACTTTATCTCCCAAGTATACGTATTGAGCAACAAGCAAAACAACTTGGTTTTTCGCATATAATAAATACAGGAAGTGCCGCTAATTCAGTTTTACTGGAATACATTAGCGGAAAAACTAATACAGTAGGATCAAAATATGACCGACAATAA
- the fadA gene encoding acetyl-CoA C-acyltransferase FadA has protein sequence MNNVVIVDCIRTPMGRSKAGAFRHVRAEDLSAHLMKGILKRNPKVDPKEIEDVYWGCVQQTLEQGFNIARNAALLAGIPKNVGAVTVNRLCGSSMQALHDASRAIMVGDAQICLIGGVEHMGHVPMNHGVDFHPGLAKNIAKASGMMGLTAEMLGKVHGISREAQDEFGARSHRRAQAATVEGRFKNEILPMEGHLADGSLALFDYDEVIRPETTVETLSQLRPVFDPANGTVTAGTSSALSDGASAMLVMSEQKAKELGLPIRARIRSMAVAGCDPSTMGYGPVPATQKALQRAGLSIQDMGMIELNEAFAAQALPCAKDLGLLDVMEEKVNLNGGAIALGHPLGCSGSRISTTLINLMESNDVQFGLATMCIGLGQGIATVFERVE, from the coding sequence ATGAATAATGTAGTAATTGTTGATTGTATTCGTACCCCTATGGGTCGCTCAAAGGCTGGGGCATTTCGTCATGTTCGTGCTGAAGATCTGTCCGCACATTTAATGAAAGGGATTTTAAAACGAAATCCAAAGGTCGATCCAAAAGAAATTGAAGATGTGTATTGGGGTTGTGTCCAGCAAACACTCGAACAAGGCTTTAATATTGCCCGTAACGCTGCATTATTAGCGGGTATTCCTAAAAATGTTGGCGCAGTAACGGTTAACCGCTTATGTGGATCATCGATGCAAGCTCTGCACGATGCATCACGAGCCATCATGGTTGGCGATGCGCAAATTTGCTTAATTGGTGGTGTGGAACACATGGGTCATGTCCCAATGAATCACGGCGTCGACTTCCACCCGGGGCTCGCGAAAAACATTGCGAAAGCATCTGGCATGATGGGACTGACCGCTGAAATGCTGGGTAAAGTACATGGCATTAGTCGTGAAGCTCAAGATGAATTCGGTGCTCGCTCGCATCGTCGTGCTCAAGCAGCAACGGTTGAAGGACGTTTTAAAAATGAAATCCTACCGATGGAAGGTCATTTAGCTGACGGTTCACTTGCTTTGTTTGATTATGATGAAGTAATCCGCCCAGAGACAACAGTGGAAACCCTCTCTCAATTGCGCCCGGTATTTGATCCGGCCAATGGCACCGTGACAGCAGGAACATCTTCTGCATTATCTGATGGTGCTTCTGCCATGCTCGTAATGAGTGAACAAAAAGCCAAAGAGTTAGGTTTGCCTATTCGTGCCCGAATTCGTTCTATGGCCGTCGCCGGCTGTGATCCATCTACCATGGGTTACGGCCCTGTTCCTGCTACTCAAAAAGCACTGCAACGCGCTGGCTTGAGTATCCAGGATATGGGTATGATTGAGCTTAATGAAGCGTTTGCGGCTCAAGCACTACCTTGTGCCAAAGATCTTGGTTTACTGGATGTCATGGAAGAAAAAGTGAATCTTAACGGTGGGGCGATTGCTCTTGGCCATCCACTTGGGTGTTCTGGCTCTCGGATCTCAACCACTCTCATCAACTTAATGGAAAGTAATGATGTGCAATTTGGTTTAGCCACTATGTGTATTGGTTTAGGTCAAGGTATTGCCACGGTATTTGAACGGGTAGAATAA
- the fadB gene encoding fatty acid oxidation complex subunit alpha FadB produces MIYQDSSLYVKELQDGIAQLTFNAESSVNTLNTKTLSAFDSALDAIKSHNGIQGLIISSEKDAFIVGADIKEFLGLFAKPTEELDHWVKYANDIFCKLEDLPFPTLSVIRGFALGGGCELILSTDLRIGDATAVIGLPETKLGIIPGFGGTVRMPRILGADNAMELIATAKQLRADEAIKIGLLDAIVETDALQASAISTIKQAQQGQIDWQARRSQKTAPLSLSKIESLMSFTMAKGMISQKSLPHYPAPIASVKAIEEASTSHRDAALDIERKYFIKMAQTEVAQSLIGLFLNDQYIKGLAKKAAKAAPKTERAAVLGAGIMGGGIAYQSASKGVPVLMKDIAQPSLDLGMTEASKLLNKQLERGRIDGFKLSKVLGSITPSLHYAGIEQADIIVEAVVENPKVKAAVLAEVEVHAAEGTVLASNTSTIPINLLAKSVKHPENFCGMHFFNPVHRMPLVEIIRGEQTSDETINRVVAYAAQMGKSPIVVNDCPGFFVNRVLFPYFGGFSLLLRDGADFTQIDKVMERKFGWPMGPAYLLDVVGLDTAHHAQDVMAQGFPERMGKNGPDAIGALYDANKFGQKNGSGFYAYSLDRKGKPSKKFDNEVLALFADIAAESKDFSDEEIINRTMIPMINEVVLCLQEGIIATPQEADMALVYGLGFPPFRGGVFRYLDSIGIQTYIQAAAQYQELSPMYQVPQLLIDMAQKNETFYSSQQAAV; encoded by the coding sequence ATGATTTACCAAGACTCATCCCTATACGTGAAGGAATTACAAGACGGCATTGCTCAACTAACGTTTAATGCTGAATCGTCTGTAAATACCCTCAACACCAAAACGCTTAGTGCTTTTGACAGCGCGCTCGATGCGATTAAATCTCACAATGGTATTCAAGGCTTAATTATTTCATCTGAAAAAGATGCCTTTATTGTGGGCGCTGATATCAAAGAGTTCTTAGGATTATTTGCCAAGCCGACCGAAGAGCTCGATCACTGGGTCAAATATGCCAACGATATTTTTTGTAAATTAGAAGATCTGCCTTTCCCGACGCTTTCTGTTATTCGCGGTTTTGCTTTAGGTGGCGGGTGCGAGTTGATTCTATCTACCGATCTGCGAATTGGTGATGCCACCGCAGTGATAGGATTACCGGAAACCAAATTGGGCATTATTCCTGGTTTTGGTGGCACCGTGCGTATGCCGCGTATTCTTGGCGCCGATAATGCAATGGAGCTTATTGCCACCGCCAAGCAACTGCGCGCCGATGAAGCGATTAAAATTGGTTTACTCGATGCCATTGTAGAAACCGATGCCCTGCAAGCTTCTGCCATCAGTACTATCAAACAAGCACAACAAGGCCAAATTGATTGGCAAGCTCGTCGTAGCCAAAAAACAGCGCCACTATCACTCAGTAAAATTGAATCCTTGATGAGTTTCACCATGGCAAAAGGGATGATCTCTCAAAAATCCCTGCCTCATTATCCAGCGCCGATAGCCTCAGTTAAAGCAATTGAAGAAGCCTCAACATCTCACCGTGATGCTGCACTTGATATTGAACGTAAATACTTTATCAAAATGGCTCAAACCGAAGTGGCACAATCTTTAATTGGTTTGTTTTTAAATGACCAATACATCAAAGGACTTGCTAAAAAAGCAGCGAAGGCCGCACCAAAAACCGAACGCGCAGCGGTATTAGGCGCAGGGATCATGGGTGGCGGCATTGCTTATCAATCAGCATCGAAAGGTGTTCCGGTATTAATGAAAGATATTGCCCAGCCATCGCTTGATCTAGGCATGACCGAAGCATCTAAATTACTGAATAAGCAATTAGAGCGAGGTCGTATTGATGGCTTTAAGTTGTCAAAAGTACTTGGTTCTATTACCCCAAGCCTTCACTACGCAGGAATTGAACAAGCCGATATTATCGTTGAAGCCGTGGTGGAAAACCCAAAAGTCAAAGCCGCAGTATTGGCCGAAGTTGAAGTGCATGCAGCCGAAGGCACGGTATTAGCATCAAATACTTCAACCATTCCAATTAACTTACTGGCTAAATCAGTCAAGCACCCAGAAAATTTCTGTGGTATGCACTTTTTTAACCCAGTACATCGCATGCCGCTAGTAGAAATTATTCGCGGTGAACAGACTTCGGATGAAACCATTAATCGTGTGGTCGCATACGCAGCGCAAATGGGTAAGTCGCCAATCGTAGTCAATGATTGCCCTGGCTTCTTCGTCAACCGTGTTCTGTTCCCTTATTTTGGTGGCTTTAGTTTATTGCTGCGCGATGGTGCTGATTTCACTCAAATTGATAAAGTGATGGAGCGTAAGTTTGGTTGGCCAATGGGGCCTGCATATCTACTTGATGTGGTCGGGCTTGATACTGCTCATCATGCACAAGATGTAATGGCGCAAGGTTTCCCTGAGCGTATGGGTAAAAACGGCCCAGATGCCATTGGTGCTTTATATGATGCTAATAAATTTGGCCAGAAGAATGGCAGTGGCTTTTATGCTTACTCCCTCGACCGTAAAGGCAAACCAAGCAAAAAATTTGATAACGAAGTACTCGCACTCTTTGCTGATATTGCTGCTGAAAGTAAAGACTTCTCAGATGAAGAAATCATTAACCGCACCATGATCCCTATGATTAATGAAGTGGTTCTCTGTCTACAAGAAGGCATTATTGCGACGCCACAAGAAGCGGATATGGCACTGGTTTATGGACTGGGCTTCCCTCCATTCCGTGGCGGTGTTTTCCGTTACCTAGACAGTATTGGCATTCAAACTTATATCCAAGCTGCCGCTCAATACCAAGAGCTAAGCCCTATGTATCAGGTCCCTCAGCTATTAATTGATATGGCACAGAAAAATGAGACTTTCTACTCAAGCCAACAGGCTGCGGTATAA